The Leptospira langatensis DNA segment GGAGTTTTGTATCTATCTACTCCTGTGGATCTTCGTCCTTACTTGAGTCATTCTATTCCGGATTCCGCTCTTGGGCTGTATATTTCCTTGTTCACGACAATCGTCGATCTTAGGGATTCGTTCCAAGAGAAGGCAATGACGGTCATTAAGGATATCAAGGCTAGACTTGCGAAACGTGAGGGTAGAGCTTTTTACGAACTTCTTCCGTCTCCCGAACAATTCTTGGAAAGAGAAGATGGGATGAGGGTATTCAATTCTCTTATGGTGCGCAATCCTCAGTCGAGTGTGATCAGTAATGTGGGGATCATACCGGACCTGAAGCTCGAAGGCCTGAAGATAAACGAGCTTTCCTTTACCGTCCATCCCGCCTTGACCCAAAAACTTTTCACCACTGTTACCACATTCCAAAATAGAATGACCATTAATATGAACTTCGATCGCACTCGCTGGAAGGCGGAGGACGTGGATCTATTTGTTTCTTCTTTCGAGGAAGCTTTGTACAAGAATTCCGGTCTGAGTCGGTAATTTGTAGGAACTCTTTGTAAGCGGCGCAGAGAGCCCCCGCCCGAGTTCGGGTGGGGGGAGTGGCCCGTGGGTTTGCTCGCCTTGTTTATCACAAATTCCCGTTATTCGCAAGCCTTTTTATTTCGGCGTTTTCATGTGGGAACTATTTGGATGAGTGTTGATCGCTTTAGATCAAAATGGAAGGATTCTCTTTCTGTTCGGAAAGACTCTTCTTCCCAAAACCCAACCTACGATCAGAAATACTAATCCAAGAGCAGAAACAGAATTTAGTAGAAAATTGGATTGTGCTTCCGCCAAGATCGGGATCTGAAGAAGGAGACCTGCCAATATTACGATCGTGTGGATCTCTGCGAGTTTGGATTTTTCTTCCGAAAGGTAATTTCCCAGTCCTCCTCCCGTAAAAAAGGCCAAGGCTCCGAAAATGGCCCCGATCCTTCCTAGGTAGATGGATTCAAGTGCGAAAGGAGATATATTATAATAATTGAATATATCTGCCAAAGGCCTGAGGAACAGGAATAACAGGGATAATATTCCGATATAGCGATGGGTTCTGAGTCTTGTTTTTGGAGAAAATTCCAAGGTCAAAGAGTCTTAATTTCGATTTCCACTGACTACGGGGATTCGTTCATTTTCGGGTAATAGGCTGACCACAGGAGCATCCGGAAGTATTTCCGGAGCGGTAAATCCTTTTGAACCGTGTCTGGGTTTGGTATTTTTGAAATAAAAATACATCGGGACGCTGAGGAGAGTAAATCCAAGTCCCCATAATGCTTCAGCAGGTCTACTCCATACAAGACTTGAGATAATTAGAATATTAAAAAGTATGTATAAATATGTGGAGTAAGGGTATCCAGGGATCTTAAATTCCGTTTTCAAATGTTTTTTTTCAAAGATGATCGGGGTGTAGGCGGTGATTGTGGCTAGTAAAAGAGTCGAACAAGTGATCAGGTAGAGCAATGACTCGATCTCTTTTACAAAGCAGAATAGACATGCGTATGCAAATTGAAAAACCAGGGACTTGTAGGGGCTATGATACTTCGGATGCAATTTGGACATGCTTGGGAAGAAGAATCCGTCTCTTGCCATTGCGAAGTATATTCTAGAGCCTCCGATGATATAGGCGGAAATTCCACCCATAAATACCCAACAGATAAACGCGGTAACGAGTAATTTTACTTCCTTCCCGAATAGGAATCCAGCGGCAGTCACTCCGATCTTCTCGTCGCCTGCGAGTAATTGGCTAGGTGCTGAGCTTAAATATAAGAAGTTTATTAAAACATAAAGTAGGGTTACTAAGGAGCAGGAGATGAGCACAGACTTGTATATGTTTTTGTCCGGATCCTTGACTTCTTCTGCCACGTAAGTGATCATATTCCATCCCAAATAGGAAAATGTGACAGGGATAACGCCCGCTAATAGGAAACCCCATTCTTTAGGTTCAGAAGGGATCAAGGAGAAGGATTCGAAATTTCCCACATCATAGTTCCCTATCGTTAATCCTAAGACTACGAACGCGACTAAACCTAAGATCTTAAAAGTAGTAAAGAAGTTCTGGATCCTGGAAGCGATTCCTATTCCAAAGAAATTCACGATCGTAAAGAATAGAATCGTAGAGATCCCGATGATTTGCGCATTTCCTAAGGAGAAGGTGATCCCAAGGAACTTCGCTTCTATATAATAAAAATCTAAAGCTGGAGCAAGTAAGGACAAAAGTGTCTTAGAGAAAGCGATTGCAGAAAGCGAAATGGATGCGGAGAAGTTTACGGAGAGAGATAGCCATCCGCTCGAAAAGGCTACGATAGGGGAGTAGGCTTCTTTTAAATAAACGTAATCTCCTCCCGCATAAGGGAAGATGCTCGCCGATTTTGCATAACTCATCGCGCCGGCTACCGCTAAAAATCCCCCCAAGATCCAGCAGAATAGAGCGAGATTCGGGTTTGGGATCTGGCTAAGAATGTAGCCTGTGGTGATAAAAACTCCCGGTCCCACCATCGAACTAAACATAAGGGAGATGGAATCATAGAGATTAAGGGAGCGTTGGAGTTTCATTGGAGATTTTGGTCAAAATGAGTCGTTTCCGTTCGTTCACAAGACTTTTTCAGTGTTGTTTTTTTGTGGCCCCCACCCGGGGCTTGGGTGGGGGGAGCGGTTCGTGGGAGTGATCCTTGCGAATCCCCATATCACATCAAGGCCTCTCTTACAACGAACTTCGTGTTTTAGCGCGGAATTCTGATTACCAGTGCGCGTTTCCTTCTTCTTGCTCGCTGATCACTTTTACAGTAAAATATTATGATTTTATAATATTATTCTTCTATGTCCCCAAGCCTTAGGATCGCTTTTGCGGAGCGTTCCTTATTTTTGCATTATGTCGCATTAGCGGATCTTCTCTTGATGCAATCAGTTCTGAAAGTTGGTAAAAAATCTATAAAAACGGTTTGACTGGTCGGGCCGATTTTGTATTTTGGTCTTCTGGCTGTTTTTACTGCCAGTAACTGAAGCCCTTTGAAAGGAACGGCATTTGCCCTTCCGATCGGGAGCCGAAGGAAAAAATAGTTCTTTTACAACTTAATAACTGCGAATGAGAAATTAAATTTTTTATTAGCTGAGATTGATGTAAGGTGATGAG contains these protein-coding regions:
- a CDS encoding APC family permease, with product MKLQRSLNLYDSISLMFSSMVGPGVFITTGYILSQIPNPNLALFCWILGGFLAVAGAMSYAKSASIFPYAGGDYVYLKEAYSPIVAFSSGWLSLSVNFSASISLSAIAFSKTLLSLLAPALDFYYIEAKFLGITFSLGNAQIIGISTILFFTIVNFFGIGIASRIQNFFTTFKILGLVAFVVLGLTIGNYDVGNFESFSLIPSEPKEWGFLLAGVIPVTFSYLGWNMITYVAEEVKDPDKNIYKSVLISCSLVTLLYVLINFLYLSSAPSQLLAGDEKIGVTAAGFLFGKEVKLLVTAFICWVFMGGISAYIIGGSRIYFAMARDGFFFPSMSKLHPKYHSPYKSLVFQFAYACLFCFVKEIESLLYLITCSTLLLATITAYTPIIFEKKHLKTEFKIPGYPYSTYLYILFNILIISSLVWSRPAEALWGLGFTLLSVPMYFYFKNTKPRHGSKGFTAPEILPDAPVVSLLPENERIPVVSGNRN